A window of the Agromyces mariniharenae genome harbors these coding sequences:
- a CDS encoding sugar phosphate isomerase/epimerase family protein, giving the protein MTRPITLFTGQWADLPLEEVARLASEWGYDGLEIACWGDHLDPWRWDDDAYIEDRLALLDRYGLKVWAISNHLKGQAVCDDPIDSRHRDILSARVWGDGEPEGVRQRAAEEMQHTARLAAKLGVQTVVGFTGSAIWKYVAMFPPVSQELIDAGYQDFADRWNPILDVYDEVGVRFAHEVHPSEIAYDYWTTVRTLEAIGHREAFGLNWDPSHMVWQDLDPVGFLWDFQDRIYHVDCKDTRKRMVNGRNGRLGSHLAWADPRRGWDFISTGHGDVPWEDAFRMLNTIGYQGPISVEWEDAGMDRLIGAPEALEFVRRLAFDAPDAAFDAAFSTK; this is encoded by the coding sequence GTGACCAGACCCATCACCTTGTTCACCGGCCAGTGGGCCGACCTGCCGCTCGAGGAGGTCGCGCGCCTCGCCTCGGAGTGGGGGTACGACGGACTCGAGATCGCCTGCTGGGGCGACCACCTCGACCCGTGGCGCTGGGATGACGACGCCTACATCGAGGATCGGCTCGCCCTGCTCGACCGGTACGGGCTGAAGGTCTGGGCGATCTCGAACCACCTCAAGGGCCAGGCCGTCTGCGACGACCCCATCGACTCGCGGCACCGCGACATCCTGTCGGCCCGGGTGTGGGGCGACGGCGAGCCCGAGGGCGTACGGCAGCGGGCCGCCGAGGAGATGCAGCACACCGCGCGGCTCGCCGCGAAGCTCGGCGTGCAGACCGTCGTGGGCTTCACCGGCTCGGCCATCTGGAAGTACGTCGCCATGTTCCCGCCGGTGTCGCAGGAGCTCATCGACGCGGGCTACCAGGACTTCGCCGACCGCTGGAACCCGATCCTCGACGTCTACGACGAGGTCGGCGTGCGGTTCGCGCACGAGGTGCATCCGTCCGAGATCGCCTACGACTACTGGACGACCGTCCGCACCCTCGAGGCGATCGGGCACCGCGAGGCGTTCGGCCTCAACTGGGACCCGTCGCACATGGTGTGGCAGGACCTCGACCCGGTGGGGTTCCTGTGGGACTTCCAGGACCGGATCTACCACGTGGACTGCAAGGACACGCGCAAGCGCATGGTGAACGGTCGCAACGGCCGTCTCGGCTCGCACCTCGCGTGGGCCGATCCGCGCCGCGGCTGGGACTTCATCTCGACCGGGCACGGCGACGTGCCGTGGGAGGACGCGTTCCGCATGCTCAACACCATCGGCTACCAGGGCCCCATCTCGGTCGAGTGGGAGGACGCCGGCATGGACCGCCTCATCGGCGCGCCCGAGGCGCTCGAGTTCGTGCGCCGGCTCGCGTTCGACGCCCCCGACGCCGCCTTCGACGCTGCCTTCAGCACGAAGTAG
- a CDS encoding ROK family transcriptional regulator: MNDVSPPVDDAHVTALGSSVASDLFQILRDGRPRTRTELSAMTGLARSTVALRIDALMNLGLVGPVGDAVSTGGRPSSQFAITASGRVVLGVDVGASHVRLAVSDLTGRILGESDDRIPVSDGPEAVLGWVTTAAKELLARVGRDERDLLAIGIGLPGPVEHSTGRPINPPIMPGWDRFDVPGWFNDVFDAPVLVDNDVNIMALGERELSWPEVDHLIFVKVATGIGSGVISGGILQRGAQGTAGDIGHVYVARGADVPCTCGNRGCLEALASGPAIARELRETGLVAESSQDVVDLVKRGNIDAIQSVRQAGRDIGEVLTTCVSLINPSVIVIGGNLAQAGEHLIAGVREIVYTRSMPLATEHLQITQSKAGSDAAVLGACMLAIHHALSPESVEAMVVGAPVPVPVK, from the coding sequence ATGAACGACGTAAGTCCCCCGGTCGACGACGCGCACGTCACCGCACTCGGATCCTCGGTCGCGAGCGACCTCTTCCAGATCCTGCGCGACGGCCGTCCCCGCACCCGCACCGAGCTCTCGGCCATGACCGGGCTCGCGCGCTCCACGGTCGCGCTGCGCATCGACGCGCTCATGAACCTCGGCCTCGTCGGCCCCGTCGGCGACGCCGTCTCCACGGGCGGTCGTCCGTCGAGCCAGTTCGCGATCACGGCCAGCGGCCGCGTCGTGCTCGGCGTCGACGTCGGCGCGTCGCACGTGCGCCTCGCCGTCAGCGACCTCACCGGCCGCATCCTCGGCGAGAGCGACGACCGCATCCCGGTGTCCGACGGCCCTGAGGCCGTGCTGGGCTGGGTCACCACGGCGGCGAAGGAGCTGCTCGCGCGCGTCGGCCGCGATGAGCGCGACCTCCTGGCGATCGGCATCGGCCTGCCCGGTCCGGTCGAGCACAGCACCGGCCGGCCCATCAACCCGCCGATCATGCCCGGGTGGGACCGCTTCGACGTGCCCGGTTGGTTCAACGACGTCTTCGACGCACCCGTGCTCGTCGACAACGACGTGAACATCATGGCGCTCGGCGAGCGCGAGCTCTCGTGGCCCGAGGTCGACCACCTCATCTTCGTGAAGGTCGCCACGGGCATCGGCTCGGGTGTCATCTCGGGCGGCATCCTCCAGCGCGGCGCCCAGGGCACCGCGGGCGACATCGGCCACGTCTACGTCGCGCGCGGAGCCGACGTGCCCTGCACCTGCGGCAACCGCGGATGCCTCGAGGCCCTCGCCTCGGGCCCCGCCATCGCCCGCGAGCTGCGCGAGACCGGCCTCGTGGCCGAGTCGAGCCAGGACGTGGTCGACCTCGTGAAGCGCGGCAACATCGACGCCATCCAGTCGGTGCGCCAGGCCGGCCGCGACATCGGCGAGGTGCTCACGACCTGCGTGAGCCTCATCAACCCCTCCGTCATCGTCATCGGCGGAAACCTCGCACAGGCGGGCGAGCACCTCATCGCCGGCGTCCGCGAGATCGTCTACACGCGCTCCATGCCGCTCGCGACCGAGCACCTGCAGATCACGCAGTCCAAGGCCGGGTCGGATGCCGCGGTGCTCGGCGCCTGCATGCTCGCCATCCACCACGCGCTCTCGCCCGAGAGCGTCGAGGCCATGGTCGTGGGCGCGCCAGTGCCCGTTCCCGTGAAGTAG
- the idi gene encoding isopentenyl-diphosphate Delta-isomerase — MVVLLDDSGAPIGTADKRLVHGPDTPLHLAFSCYGFDADGRMLLTRRSLAKRTWPGVWTNACCGHPAPGEDVEDAVVRRVRRELGVEPHDLRLVLPDFRYRAVAPDGTVEHEVCPVFVAELPTTLAPDPDEVLECAWVAPSAFLELAETAPFLLSPWSVLQAAEFRRGSALTPIDPASAFREPADH; from the coding sequence CTGGTCGTGCTGCTCGACGACTCGGGCGCCCCGATCGGCACGGCCGACAAGCGGCTCGTGCACGGACCCGACACCCCGCTGCACCTCGCCTTCTCGTGCTACGGCTTCGACGCCGACGGCCGGATGCTCCTGACCCGCCGCTCCCTCGCGAAGCGCACCTGGCCCGGGGTCTGGACGAACGCGTGCTGCGGCCATCCGGCCCCCGGCGAGGACGTCGAGGACGCCGTGGTCCGCCGCGTGCGTCGGGAGCTCGGCGTGGAGCCGCACGATCTCCGGCTCGTGCTGCCCGACTTCCGCTACCGCGCGGTGGCGCCCGACGGCACCGTCGAGCACGAAGTGTGCCCCGTCTTCGTCGCGGAGCTGCCGACCACGCTCGCGCCCGACCCCGACGAGGTGCTCGAGTGCGCCTGGGTCGCGCCGTCGGCGTTCCTCGAACTCGCCGAGACCGCGCCGTTCCTGCTCAGCCCGTGGAGCGTGCTGCAGGCCGCCGAGTTCCGTCGTGGGAGCGCGCTCACGCCGATCGATCCGGCAAGCGCCTTCCGAGAACCTGCCGACCACTGA